In the genome of Populus nigra chromosome 19, ddPopNigr1.1, whole genome shotgun sequence, the window TATTCCGAGAAAACTACATAGTTTGatatctatttttctattttagttatctcagatttaattttatatatatctgattttatttttatttttttgtattttagttaTCTTAGTTTAcctgttatttatttttctatgcatgccaatgatttttttattttttaaaaattatttttgatatcagtatatcaaaacgatttaaaacatacaaaccatattaaattttaacaaaaaaaattttaatattttaagaatgCGGTTTCCCAAACGGTTTTGTTATATATTgtcttaaaacattaaaaaaaagaaaaaaagaaaaggaaatgggTACATTTTAGTTGCTTACATGTAGGtcccgtttgggaacgcggctgtggttgcgttcctaaaaaatttgaattttttttttgctaaaatttaatatggtttgtacgttttggattgttttgatatgctgatgtcaaaaatgatttttaaaaaatgaaaaaatatcgttggcatgcattttggcacgaaaaattatttgaaaagcacccacaaccacactgtcaaacacgctcgTAATGTGCTATACAAGTTAGGTTCCATTGGTaagtttgaattgtttttaaacatTTTGAGTCACTCATTTTaatctattattatttgtaatatccACATTAACTAATTTTAACTAATTGGTCGGGTTGGATAGTGCAAATTTTACAAATACATTAGTGTTTTGAACACCTCTGTAATAAACATAGGGATAAATCACTGGCAAGAAATGTGTTTGGTAATATGGTGAATTgtactttttataaatgttttttaattaaagatatattaaaataatatttttattcataatatttatttatttattatatatttttattcagattatttatttatttttaatataaacatattaaaatcatcaaaaatatatataaaaaaatattaatttaattttttttctagcaaaagataatttgaaaaatattttaaaaactagaaaTTACCGCATGCCACGAAGTCTCATATTTGCCAATTAGAAAAGCAGCAACTTAGtttaagagattttaaaaaaatgcgcTTTACTTTATAGTATAGTGTGGTGTAGCTTGCATTTTACTTtaaccataaattaaaaaaatttaattaattaataaacattataattttatataaattccaTTGAAAATTCTTTTAGAACtttgtttaagaaaaattataatttatatgtatttttttttaaaaagaaccaaaattaCCACAATAGCAGATTTATCCTAAATGCCTGTTTGTTTAAAAAAGTGCACATGTGAgtgaaaaacatcattttgatgcatagAAAGTGAAAGAGCAGGTGCACGTACAGCCTTTGATGCATGGAACGTGCAATTGCAGGTGCACGTGCAGCCTCTGGGCACTCTGATATACAACGAGAGAAAATAGCAACCGGGTGGGCGTGTGATAAAGTAAGCTTTCACGTGACTGGCTCTGTATTAGAGAAACAAGGATGAATGGATGGATAGGAATCTGATATATAAAAATGCGAAAACATTTGGTCCTTGCATTTTGAACCTTTCTGTACTGTCTTGTCTGATTTCCTTGTCTTTTGCTCGACGTATCGGATTCTTCCAGACCTCAAAAATAGAGCTGCACCCGTCCCTTGCAGTACAGACacgctttcttttctttttttctcatctttccCCCCCCCCTACGTACTCGCCGGTTACTTCTTCTGtggttcaaattaaaaaaatatggaaagcAATTCCGGTGACAGGAAGGTAACTTTCGAGCAGGAGAGGTGAGATTGGACTGGACAAAATAGGATAAAACAAGTAgttgttttatataattgtttagGGCATACTGAATTGGAttagtaaattattttattttgctcttGATAAATTTGGGTTATGACAGAAGAAggatcataatatttttatactaatCCAACTAATATAAGCCCGATGATCCAATGATGAATGCATGGGATCCTAATCTCACAAAATATAATATCCAGGGGAGTCCTAGCTATCTGTTTTCAGGTTTGGCAGTCCTCATGACGGTAGCAACCCCGTCCACTGGACACATAAATAACCTAGTTGGGTCTGGCTATCCAATCAACTACAGAGTTTGCAATTCTGGGAATCAGTTTGCCAAATCTGTAATGGCCTGAAACCTAATTTTTCTTTCAGaataattaagattaatttGGAAACTAGCTAGCAAGACGAAAGTATctaaaattaagatttgattAAACAGAAGCACAAACATTACATTCCCATACACACAACGTAAAGACCGGAAGATTACGACATTATCAATCTTTCCTAATATTCCAAGCTGGGCCAGAGAGAATTAGGACAGATCATACAAAAGACCAAAGCATAGATACGATATTCGTTCTTCGACTTTGCAACGTACAGACTCTTTTAGTGACAAAAGATAACCTTAAGTTCACGTGGCGAAGAACACTCATGCATGAGCGATGGACTATCATGAGCATAAGTAAACGTGGCAGGACACGCATGCTTAAAGAACTCAGAGAAGCTAGAAGCCCTACACGTCTGCGGACTGTTGTAATGGTTCCTGCAGCACAGCTCATCCGTTCCAAATGCCTCACACCCACTCTTACACCCCACAACATGACCGGCCGGTGACCTGAACTTTAGCTCATCTGGGCACGTGGACAGCAAATTGGCCCTGCAACCTACCACAGGGCACACCCCTTTGCCTTCGTGTGGGGTCACAGTCATAGGGAGGTTAAAACCGTCGACAAGAGACACTCCATAAGAGGAGAAGTCGTTTTGGCCGTGGTGGAGGGTAATCTGTGCCAAAGTGGCAGGGGGGGCTCCACCGAGGCCGTTGCATTCGATTCTGTTGTTGCAATCACCAGTGGCGCACTGAAATTTGCCGTTTGAGTAGGTGCAGCCAGTGCGGCCCCAGATCCGGCCTGACCAGTGCTGGTCTGGTGCACGGAAGGAGCGGTGGGTGAGAGTTTGGAGAGGGAAGCCTCCCTTTTCGAGGACGGGGTGCCCCGCGTTGGGCTGGATTGCTGGGTAGATAGTGAAGGGACAGTTGTTGACTAAGGTTAAGATGAGCTCTGGGCGGGCTGCATGGAAAAGGGTGCACAGTATAACGAAAGCACAAGCGAAGATTGGCCTAGCAGCagtcattttttccttttggttcAAGAGACAAAGCGTGACGGAAGTGTACTACTTATAGTCATCGAGTGTTTGAGATAAGAATGCATGATTTCGAgcttttctcttttcctctgTGGGTGATGTCGTAATACCATACATACCCCTCTCCATAAATGTTGAGTGGGGAGGGAGGAAGGTGAAGATGTGCTTTTTGGAGTGCTTTTGTGTATTTTCAGATGAGGTTGCACGTTTTTTAGCCCTTTTGAATTCTGAGGGCTTGAGCCGTCTGGAATTCAGAAAGCTTTACCTGCCGACTACAATTAATTAGAATACTTCTGGTTTGAAAGTTGGTTGGAAGGATTGAATCGTCATAGAATTATGCAGGAGCCGAAATATGCCAAGGGCAAACTGGAGGGGGATTCTTCTGGCTTCGGGGTCATTTGAAGAAGCCATTACTCTGTGGTTTGTGCATCTACCTATACCGTCATCGTGAAGGTGGTGGCATTTCAATCATTTaggaaaaaaatgtgaaatatCGTAGAActaatcatatatttattttttcctacaACAACTAATGTCAAGTTTGAATGCGAAAGAAAAGATTTGATACTGGTTAGTGGCCGTATATTGATTTTAGCAATGAGAAATTTTGCTTCCTGTGCCTTAATTTGCAAGATGTTATTTAGCAAATGGACAAGTTAAGagtataataaaacaaaacaactaaataattaataaagaagCATTGTAAAGAGCATGGAATGTGGTGAAACTTTAACTTTtgcttgcatttttttaaaaaaaagttgattcgGATTGGACTCGTTTTCTCGTATCAGTGTTCTAGCATCAGCTGTTCGAGATTGATGATGTTAGGTAGAACTCAACTCAACTATGTATAAAAAtcttatctataaaaaataagatattcgTGTTTTTTCGTGCTTTTTTCTGTGGATCCATGCACAACCCTCGACATCTACCATCTTCCCGAACACAATCTTAGCAGTGAATAAGGTCTGATTCGATAAACACAAACACagttcaaatttaaaacaaaaagcaaaagcaaaaggcCAAGGTGAGAAGAGAAAAAGTAATACATGTATATTTCTTGAACATGCAGCGTGGGATGTGACCCATCGCCAGTGCCTTCTTTCCATCCTAACTTGTCATTTTGCGAAAACAGACACCGCGCTGTCAGTTGTCTTGTGTTACATGTACGCAGTTGTGGCAGTGGACAAATGTAATTACCGAGTGTTGCGATGTAAGAGTATTTTGCTGTTCTAACAGTCATAAAAGTTTCTAAGAACATAACACTTTTTACGCTagaaaataatgattatttcaaaatttatatcaaatttaaattaattaacatatataacaattaatctacaattttataaaaatatcatgataaaaaaaataaaattcaagatttaatGACTAACAAAAAAGATGAGATAAAATAACCTTCacgatagaaagaaaaaaataaataaagaatgaatgaatcattaaaaacatacctaatgtttgtattttatacatccaatattattaaaaagatcGATAAGATTattataactatatttttaaagattatcaaataaaattatgttgattAGACGTTTggttcataattaatttaaagttaattaagattttatttggtagttttttaaaaaaaacactaatcatACACACACGAAGACCAAGCAAGGAAACGATATGAACAATACTTCTATCTAACTAAATGGTTTCTTTCAACGATATTGTCAATTAGCTGGCCGTCTATCCACAAAATTAATTCTGGTCAATATTTTCACGCACTTCGTTCAATTGGGAAGCAAAATTCATGTCCATGGAGTTCAAGTGTAAAACCCCCAGGGGTTATtcttgagagaaagagaggtgtGTTTTAGATCGAGGTAACAGTGGGTGGCGACAAACACGGTGGCGAAAGAGGATAGCACTGTATCCCATGTCCCTGCCGGCCTGCTCTCTtgtcatagaaaacaaaaatcgaAGCTGTCTTGGCCAGTCACTTCCAATTCAAAATGGCGATCCTTTCGCTTTCTCTTTTCAACCTCCTTTTGTCTGCTTCTTTCTTAGCTGTGCTTTTCCTTTAAGCCTGTCATCTTTTGAAATCATTTTACCTTAtccatgttttaaaacattgcTGTAAAATAATATTCCTTTTACTATTTTGTCTATTATGATcacaaaaccttttttttatttattaaaattcatcatttcataTTGCTTTGTCTTTAAATTGgcattcatgatttttatttttatttttaactaggtTATTTCAATCTCAAAAGAACAACTTAACATTGAATTAATGCATaattttacaaacaaaaaaaataaatcttattgtgttgtttgttaaatgtttttaatttaaatctttcttgtttgctgaaaagtagttttttttttaaaagtaaattctgaaaaattgaattccagaaaaataaattatttttcgatgtttagtaatgtaatagaaaataagttgaaaaacactttttaatatttagttatgttatggaaaatgagctggaaaataacttactaatattttattttattttcaagtttattaaaataatgagaaacaaaataaaattgaatgagaataaaattgttaaaaatataatttcataaattatctcaaacaaaataaataataatcaaaataatagagattaaatataacaaattaaaaaattaaaagatgaagaaattaaaataataataataataatcatttcataaattatttcaaataaaataagtaacaatcaaaaaatgataactaaatttgatagataaaaaaaattcaattaaaaaatgacaagaaaaaagcaaataataattataataatgaggatcaaggttaatataaaaatcaaattctaagggataaaattgaaaaacaaatattcaaaataatatatatagcaattaaaagtttgagaaccaaatttgatataatcagcaaataatatgatatttctaaatttctcacaacttctggaaagtgttttccatctaaaataaaaggaaaacactttcttgaaaaccaaaccaaatttttctttgacttgaaagtgttttccgttgactaacttttctaatgacaaataaacacaggaaagtttggaaagttgTTTCCAGGAAACCATTTTCTGTCAAACAAACAAGGCTTTAGAGACCAACATTAATAAAGAGAGTGACATTttgtctcttttattttttaccacgGTACATTTAGTgccttttcaaagttttttgcctctaatgttttttttatttttttagtaaatttattttaaaactttcacATTTTGATCCAgaacttcattttatttatttttcagtacTTGATcttgagagaagagagagaatcattaaaaaaatagtgaaagatAAAGAAGGTTGTTGGTTAACCAATTTTCAGCAACAAAAAGAGATGATATAGATGTCAAATGTTGGCGAGATGAATTTCATTAAGGTGTTTTAGAGCTCGTATCttgttggaaaaaataaattgaggttaaaaaatatttttgcaggtttaattttatattttttaaactagtctaaagatgtttttaattgataaacaaGTTTATTAGGGTATTGAGGGTGTTTATTAGGTATTTTTAGatgaacatatataaaaataaaggattttTTAGTGGAAAAAAGCCAACTTGATTTTTCAGTCGCCTCTCTAGTGACCGAAATTTAGACAAGCAAACAGTgtgttatcaatttttttttcaaaaaacaaaaattcatccacccctaaaaaaaacaaaatcaaggtCAATCGTGTGGGCCTAACTTTGCAGGCCTACTCGTATTTGAGCTTCTTCTGTTACGCTAGGCGCTAAGACCtattccttttttatattttgttttttcctaaGTTTAGATATAAATGCaccataaaaaaagtattaacattatatttaattgttattgaaGTTCTCCATGGTTctacaataatattataagtttttatatgaatgttaacaatttttttcaattattatatacataatatgaaaaaagctcatttttattcaattaaaataaattttaattttttttaatagatctTTTATATGGCTTTTAAGATTCCAtagatttttgtttagaaaacaataactacaa includes:
- the LOC133679460 gene encoding osmotin-like protein → MTAARPIFACAFVILCTLFHAARPELILTLVNNCPFTIYPAIQPNAGHPVLEKGGFPLQTLTHRSFRAPDQHWSGRIWGRTGCTYSNGKFQCATGDCNNRIECNGLGGAPPATLAQITLHHGQNDFSSYGVSLVDGFNLPMTVTPHEGKGVCPVVGCRANLLSTCPDELKFRSPAGHVVGCKSGCEAFGTDELCCRNHYNSPQTCRASSFSEFFKHACPATFTYAHDSPSLMHECSSPRELKVIFCH